From the genome of Desulfonatronum sp. SC1:
TATAAAATTAAACGTTTTTTTGACAAAAAAGCAGAGATATCAGTAGGGTCTTACGCAAAGGGCCAGGTTAACATGCAGAAATTATTGCGGAAAAGGCTGGATTTGGCGCGATGCGGTTAAAGTCCTGCTGAATACGCCCGAGGCCGTCACGGTCAAGAATCGCGCCGTGAGCATCAATCCAGCGGTTTGCCTGGTGGATCTCATGGATTTTGAACAGACTTGCTCCAAGGTGGAACAGATCTTCGCGGGAAACGGTCGGGTGCTGACCCCCGAGTTGGGCATGCTCAGTGAAAAGGCCCTGTCCCTGTACCAGGGTGATTTTCTGGCCCAGGATACGGCGGCCTGGGTGGTCGCGATACGGGAAAAGCAGAAGACGCGCTGCCTGCGGGTCCTGGAGCGGCTGATCAAGCTCCATGAGCAGGCCGGGCACCGGGAAATGGTCGAGACCGTCTGTGAACGGGCCTTGCAGGTCGAGCCCCTGCGCGAAGATTTCTACCGCAGGCTGATACTCTTTTTTTTGCAGACAGGGAGAAAAGCCGATGCGGTCAATGTGTTTGAACGTTGCGGAAAGATATTCCGGGCCGAACTGGGGAGTGAGCCCAGCGAATCGCTGCGGGGGCTGGTGGCGGATTTGGATTATGCACTCAGATCGATCAATTCTCATCCTCTTCCAAGTACGTTTCCCCCAAGATCGGATCCATGCGAATGACCATCTCCCTGTCAGCAGCCGCAAGTTTCAGCCTGCCCCCCAGGGACGAGCCGTCCGCGTAAAAAGCCGTGACCCGCAGGTGTGCATCGCCCAGAGGCTGCAAGTCTTCCGCGGAAACGCGCACGATCTCCGGCAAGGTCAGCTCCCTGCCCCGCAAGGTTTCGCGCAACAAATGCTCTTGTGGCTGGTAAACGCATTCGTTGTCCCTGCCTTCCAAAAGGGCAAACCCCTGGGCCATGCGCAAAAACTGCCTGGCCTCACTGACCGTTGACCGCAACATGACCGTGTCGCGCTGCGTATAATTGTAGCCAAGAAAAATCCCCAGGGACACGCTGATGATCAGCATCACCACCAGGAGTTCCAATAGGGAAAAGCCGTTTTCAGCCTTCACATGGCCCCTCAATTCTCCCAGCTGCGCACATCCGCGTCCTCCCCCTGGCCTCCGGTTCGTCCATCCCCCCCCAGGGAGGAAAGGTCATAGTCCCCATGATCCCCGGGACTTTTGTACACATATGCATTGCCCCAGGGGTCCAGCGGCACGTCGCGGGGCAGATAGGGACCGTTCCAGCGGTCCACGTCCGCGGGCTTGCGGCGCAAGGCATCCAATCCCTGCTCCGTGGTCGGATACTTGCCCACATCCAGGCGATAGGCGTCCAGGGCCGTGCCCAGGAGTTCGATCTGGGCCCTGGCCGTTTTCTGTTTGGACTGGCCGACGTGCTGAAAAAGCCGCGGCCCCACCAGGGACGCCAAAAGTCCGATGATGATCATCACGATCAACAATTCGATGAGCGAAAAACCACATTGCCTTCCGTCAAAACGCACTTTACTCCGCATCATTCCACGCTGCTCCTTTCAAGAACACTGCAAAAAGCCAATAATTTCATCCACCAACGGGCGCATCCCGGTTCAGCCATCAACAAGTTTAGTGAAAAACGTCGTTTTGCAACCAAGCTCTTACCTGGGTGCTATAAAAATCGCTGTTCGTTCAAAAAAACAAGCGTAATAATCAAAAAACTCAA
Proteins encoded in this window:
- a CDS encoding bacterial transcriptional activator domain-containing protein; amino-acid sequence: MSINPAVCLVDLMDFEQTCSKVEQIFAGNGRVLTPELGMLSEKALSLYQGDFLAQDTAAWVVAIREKQKTRCLRVLERLIKLHEQAGHREMVETVCERALQVEPLREDFYRRLILFFLQTGRKADAVNVFERCGKIFRAELGSEPSESLRGLVADLDYALRSINSHPLPSTFPPRSDPCE
- the gspG gene encoding type II secretion system major pseudopilin GspG; translated protein: MMRSKVRFDGRQCGFSLIELLIVMIIIGLLASLVGPRLFQHVGQSKQKTARAQIELLGTALDAYRLDVGKYPTTEQGLDALRRKPADVDRWNGPYLPRDVPLDPWGNAYVYKSPGDHGDYDLSSLGGDGRTGGQGEDADVRSWEN
- a CDS encoding type II secretion system protein produces the protein MKAENGFSLLELLVVMLIISVSLGIFLGYNYTQRDTVMLRSTVSEARQFLRMAQGFALLEGRDNECVYQPQEHLLRETLRGRELTLPEIVRVSAEDLQPLGDAHLRVTAFYADGSSLGGRLKLAAADREMVIRMDPILGETYLEEDEN